The proteins below are encoded in one region of Planctopirus limnophila DSM 3776:
- a CDS encoding ThuA domain-containing protein, with protein MSLQLQSRAATVKTAGEDRFSEKKLFQLHYEQAHWDPQKTALIICDMWDQHTCPNAAKRVAELAPRVNEVVQKLRSQGVLIIHAPSDTMKFYEGHPARRLAQTAPVAKPETPLKRWAGLDSSKEPPLPIDDSDGGCDCETNWKKGMPYPWTRQIAAIEIAEGDAISDSAEIYNLLKARGIENVLITGVHTNMCVLGRPFAIRQLVNQKFHVALIRDLTDTMYNPAKAPFVSHFTGTDLVVEHIEKYWCPTITSDQLIGGREFRFQDDQRPHVVILIGEPEYQTATTLPAFAISHLGKDFRVTILHIDEKSQNHFPGIDAVLEADVLLLSVRRHPLIPGDLQIIRNYLSAGKPVVGIRTASHAFSLRNKPAPEGTVDWPLLDPEVFGGHYTNHYGAELKTTATIVAEQAHHPILKGLPMNSFRTGGSLYQVLPLEEKTTILAWGRAETIEQPQPVAWLFRRADGGTSFYTSLGHIDDFRGSEFPKLLTQAIQSLVPKKS; from the coding sequence TTGTCACTTCAACTTCAAAGCCGCGCGGCAACTGTGAAAACCGCTGGAGAAGATCGATTCTCTGAGAAAAAGCTGTTTCAATTACATTACGAACAGGCTCATTGGGATCCTCAGAAAACAGCCTTGATCATTTGTGATATGTGGGATCAGCACACTTGCCCGAATGCGGCCAAGCGGGTGGCAGAATTGGCGCCGCGAGTGAACGAGGTGGTGCAAAAACTGAGATCACAAGGTGTCCTGATCATCCATGCTCCCAGCGACACTATGAAGTTTTACGAAGGGCATCCCGCCCGGCGACTGGCCCAGACAGCGCCTGTGGCGAAACCCGAGACTCCACTCAAGCGCTGGGCAGGGCTGGATTCATCGAAAGAACCACCACTTCCCATTGACGATTCTGATGGTGGCTGCGATTGCGAAACCAATTGGAAGAAGGGCATGCCCTATCCCTGGACACGGCAGATCGCTGCGATTGAGATCGCCGAAGGTGATGCCATTTCTGATTCAGCCGAGATTTACAATCTCCTGAAAGCCAGAGGCATTGAAAACGTGCTGATCACGGGCGTGCATACAAACATGTGCGTACTGGGCCGTCCGTTCGCTATCCGCCAGCTGGTCAATCAGAAGTTCCATGTCGCGCTGATTCGCGACTTGACCGACACCATGTACAACCCGGCTAAGGCACCCTTTGTGAGTCACTTCACAGGGACAGACCTCGTCGTCGAGCACATCGAAAAATACTGGTGCCCCACCATCACCAGCGATCAACTGATTGGCGGCAGGGAGTTTCGCTTCCAGGATGATCAGCGTCCGCATGTTGTCATACTGATTGGCGAACCTGAGTATCAGACAGCGACCACTTTACCAGCCTTTGCGATCAGCCATCTGGGAAAAGACTTTCGCGTCACAATTCTGCACATCGACGAGAAATCACAAAATCACTTTCCGGGAATTGATGCTGTTCTTGAAGCCGATGTACTTCTGCTGAGCGTGCGCAGACATCCATTGATTCCGGGCGACCTGCAGATCATTCGCAACTATCTCTCGGCGGGGAAGCCTGTGGTTGGCATTCGGACAGCCAGCCATGCCTTCTCGTTACGCAATAAACCTGCACCGGAGGGAACTGTCGACTGGCCCTTGCTCGACCCCGAAGTCTTCGGCGGCCACTACACCAATCACTATGGTGCCGAACTCAAGACGACTGCCACCATCGTCGCTGAGCAGGCCCACCACCCCATCCTGAAAGGGTTGCCGATGAACAGCTTTCGCACAGGTGGCAGCCTCTATCAGGTTCTACCGCTGGAAGAAAAAACCACGATTCTCGCCTGGGGCAGGGCCGAAACGATCGAACAGCCGCAACCTGTCGCCTGGCTTTTCCGTCGTGCCGATGGCGGCACCTCGTTCTACACGTCGCTCGGACATATTGATGACTTTCGCGGCAGTGAATTCCCTAAGCTGCTGACACAGGCCATTCAATCTCTCGTGCCGAAGAAATCCTGA
- a CDS encoding COG3014 family protein translates to MPLLSIPPGHFAMSWLLPKERYRILATILISGAMLWLASGCASHSARAMAIRESFYSNNLPVALEEIDRHKDRRLRNNDVKQLDRAIIELAHGDPQSAERLLRAVRDRFDHYEQVSLADEVGNLLADSNARAYAGEDYEKVLIRTFLALSSLMHGGEDAGAYALQTIEKQQQIIDRIKSRDEEQEAEILAYKQVAIGPYIRAMLAEESPLTLDEAAQARIQVANWAPDFRDAKSDLQRAQFESPHRPGEGTLYLFAMVGRGPIKEEVAEIATQASLLIADRIISNNSNRGLPPTLAPVKVPKVRTFTPSIQAVELSVDGQHSAETATLLDIGEMAQRQADAHFPRVIAEAVARRVIKKGVIYAAKEGVDASPWSAASVGLSALGVAWEATETADTRCWSLLPDQIQVARVSLLVGEHEVQLRGVRGHLKYPGSSARKVTIRQGRHTYLMGFFPDEQLVGQLIISEGPDSRSGESSNLMVNP, encoded by the coding sequence TTGCCACTTCTCTCCATTCCTCCCGGTCATTTCGCCATGAGCTGGCTATTGCCGAAAGAGCGATATCGCATTCTTGCGACGATTCTCATATCTGGGGCTATGCTGTGGCTGGCCTCAGGCTGTGCTTCGCACTCTGCCCGGGCGATGGCGATTCGAGAATCGTTCTACTCCAACAATCTGCCTGTGGCTCTGGAAGAAATCGACCGGCATAAAGATCGGCGTTTACGGAATAACGATGTCAAACAGCTGGATCGGGCAATCATCGAACTGGCACATGGTGATCCACAATCTGCCGAACGACTTCTACGCGCAGTACGGGATCGATTTGATCACTACGAGCAGGTTTCATTAGCCGACGAAGTGGGCAATCTGCTGGCGGATAGTAATGCTCGTGCATACGCAGGTGAAGATTACGAGAAAGTGCTGATTCGTACGTTTCTCGCTCTCAGCAGTCTGATGCATGGTGGCGAAGATGCCGGGGCATATGCCCTGCAAACCATCGAAAAACAGCAGCAGATCATTGATCGGATCAAATCCCGCGATGAGGAGCAGGAAGCCGAGATCCTGGCCTACAAGCAAGTGGCCATCGGCCCTTACATTCGCGCGATGCTGGCAGAAGAATCTCCGCTCACACTGGATGAAGCTGCTCAGGCACGAATTCAAGTCGCTAATTGGGCACCCGATTTTCGCGATGCCAAGAGCGATCTTCAGCGGGCTCAATTTGAATCGCCACATCGCCCTGGCGAAGGGACTTTGTATCTCTTTGCCATGGTGGGCCGCGGCCCCATCAAGGAAGAAGTCGCTGAGATCGCTACTCAGGCCTCACTACTGATTGCTGACCGCATCATTTCGAATAACTCGAACCGGGGTTTGCCACCCACTTTGGCACCGGTAAAAGTTCCCAAAGTACGAACTTTTACACCGTCGATCCAAGCCGTTGAACTCTCAGTCGATGGCCAGCATTCTGCTGAAACAGCAACACTCCTCGATATTGGCGAGATGGCCCAACGTCAGGCAGATGCCCATTTCCCGCGTGTGATTGCTGAAGCCGTTGCCCGTCGAGTCATCAAAAAAGGTGTGATCTACGCCGCTAAAGAAGGTGTCGATGCTTCCCCCTGGTCGGCAGCCAGCGTGGGGCTTTCCGCCTTGGGGGTGGCCTGGGAAGCGACGGAAACTGCCGATACCCGCTGCTGGTCGCTGCTCCCGGATCAGATACAAGTTGCCAGAGTTTCGCTACTTGTTGGCGAACATGAGGTACAGCTCAGGGGAGTCAGGGGCCACTTGAAGTATCCAGGGTCTTCCGCCCGGAAAGTGACCATTCGACAAGGACGCCACACCTATCTGATGGGCTTTTTCCCGGATGAGCAACTCGTCGGCCAGCTTATCATCAGCGAAGGCCCGGATTCTCGCAGTGGAGAATCGTCGAACTTGATGGTGAACCCCTGA
- a CDS encoding AraC family transcriptional regulator → MARPSHAKNLRNELLRDVPGLAAAEMLFDALGDVLFCVKDVERRYVAANSAFVRAAGLRTLSELLGKTAQSLFPSALAAGYEQQDDAVLSTGMPVHNRLEMVTRTDGAIGWFVSQKIPVSDISGKIVALAGISRDLATPADQGQSLNPMAEALDALTNDFAEPLRVMELAAKSGLSVSQFERKIREMSGLSPRQLLTKARIEAAAIALRQSAIPLRDLAIECGFYDQASFSRQFREATGTSPGEYRKAFQREGQAQGEKRL, encoded by the coding sequence ATGGCAAGACCCTCTCATGCAAAGAATCTGCGGAACGAACTTTTGCGGGATGTTCCCGGATTAGCAGCCGCCGAAATGCTCTTCGATGCGCTCGGAGATGTGCTCTTCTGCGTGAAAGATGTGGAGAGGCGTTATGTGGCAGCGAATTCGGCTTTTGTTCGAGCGGCCGGGTTAAGGACTTTGAGCGAGTTGCTGGGAAAGACTGCCCAAAGTCTCTTTCCGTCAGCTCTGGCTGCTGGCTATGAACAACAGGATGACGCGGTACTTTCCACCGGGATGCCAGTCCATAACCGCCTGGAGATGGTGACGCGGACAGATGGTGCGATTGGCTGGTTTGTTTCTCAGAAAATTCCAGTCAGTGACATTTCCGGGAAGATTGTCGCTCTGGCAGGAATCTCGCGCGATCTGGCGACGCCTGCCGATCAGGGGCAATCTTTGAATCCGATGGCCGAGGCACTCGACGCGCTGACGAATGATTTTGCTGAGCCGCTGCGCGTGATGGAACTGGCGGCAAAATCGGGTTTATCGGTCAGTCAGTTTGAGCGAAAAATTCGAGAAATGTCAGGCTTATCACCAAGGCAATTGCTGACAAAAGCGCGCATTGAGGCAGCCGCCATTGCCTTGAGACAATCGGCGATTCCTTTACGAGATCTGGCGATCGAGTGCGGTTTCTACGATCAGGCGTCGTTCAGCCGACAGTTTCGCGAAGCCACGGGAACTTCACCCGGTGAGTATCGCAAAGCCTTTCAGCGGGAAGGCCAGGCTCAGGGTGAAAAGAGACTATGA
- a CDS encoding bifunctional proline dehydrogenase/L-glutamate gamma-semialdehyde dehydrogenase produces the protein MKTLPPPEISVNLIDSASFMESVTQRAEQLLVKSHLAQTSAEKKAAQNVAGMMNDRAGKSLTLAMVDEVFRSHQPARQAQRWQAALNRFGIPGYLPWIDRCLMQIGSLASRIAPGIVMPLVTSRLQSESSNVILDATPSELKRHFATRQNEGFRCNLNHLGEAILGEEEAQHRLKLILGYLANPLVDYVSVKITAIFSQVNIVAWEETSSEICERLRTIFRAALPQGKFVNLDMEEYRDLAITIEAFQTVLDEPEFRQLSAGIVLQAYLPDSFAAQKNLTAWARKRVESGGKDIKVRLVKGANLAMEQVEAELHGWNQAPYPTKADTDANFRRMLEYGCQPEHAEYVRLGVASHNLFDIALVLELRERLGTTERVELEMLEGMANHQARVVRDEAHGLLLYSPVVQKADFFSAMSYLVRRLDENTAPENFLRAAFSLEPDSPTWHEQKQRFEDGWNHRTAVSALSRRIEPRHDPQTMSTFENEPDSDWTQLQVREQLNQAIVNWSNPVLPPLAELDLVLDQAVVSQPAWESRTIEERREILISAANVMRQDRFRTIACMQQEAKKAIWEADAEISEAIDFARYYAMEFEIPASMKAQALGVVVVTPPWNFPYAIPAGGVLAALMAGCSVILKPAPETAVTAYLLASQLWEAGVPRDVLQFFPCEDGEVGKALITDSRVAAVVLTGGWETAQMFRNWRPSLRLYAETSGKNAMVITAQADRELAIKDLVKSAFGHSGQKCSAASLAIVDQEIYHDPAFRRQLRDAAASLFVGPATDRRSVVTPLIRPASPALHRALTILEPGEEWLLEPVQSPQDPCLWSPGIKLGVKPGSWFHLTECFGPVLGIMCSTTLDEAIKWQNATSFGLTAGLHTLDKEEQVYWKDRVEAGNVYINRSTTGAIVRRQPFGGWKRSSIGPGAKAGGPNYNHLFTRLTDRNSFVSPVEIEHSYQKAWNQQYSVSHDPSKLHCERNEFRYRPSRGVILRVGICNETTASQAIERAQLAAQITGVRLIISDSRIESEADFLRSLSDHAGQAEFLRIVGAVSEAVFKAAADLDLNWIDAPLTAHGTTELRYWLREQSVSQTRHRYGLITD, from the coding sequence ATGAAAACACTCCCCCCCCCTGAAATTTCCGTCAATCTGATTGATTCTGCTTCCTTCATGGAGAGCGTGACTCAGCGCGCCGAGCAACTGCTGGTCAAATCCCACCTGGCTCAAACCTCGGCCGAGAAGAAAGCCGCCCAAAATGTGGCAGGTATGATGAACGACCGTGCCGGGAAGTCGCTGACGCTGGCGATGGTTGACGAAGTCTTTCGCAGCCATCAGCCAGCCCGACAGGCCCAAAGGTGGCAAGCGGCATTAAACAGGTTTGGTATTCCCGGATATCTCCCGTGGATTGATCGCTGCCTCATGCAGATTGGCTCTCTTGCAAGTCGAATTGCTCCGGGGATCGTCATGCCTTTAGTGACGAGTCGACTGCAGAGTGAAAGCTCGAATGTCATTCTCGATGCCACACCGAGTGAACTCAAAAGGCACTTTGCCACACGCCAGAACGAGGGCTTTCGCTGCAACCTGAATCATCTGGGAGAGGCAATTCTCGGTGAGGAAGAAGCGCAACACCGCCTAAAGCTCATTCTTGGGTATCTGGCCAATCCACTTGTCGACTACGTTTCGGTCAAGATCACTGCTATTTTCAGCCAGGTGAATATCGTTGCGTGGGAAGAAACCAGTAGCGAGATTTGCGAACGCCTGAGAACAATCTTCAGAGCAGCACTTCCACAAGGAAAATTCGTCAATCTCGATATGGAAGAGTATCGAGATCTGGCGATTACCATCGAAGCGTTTCAAACCGTGCTCGATGAGCCCGAGTTTCGTCAGCTATCAGCCGGCATTGTGCTTCAGGCGTATCTGCCGGATTCATTCGCAGCCCAGAAGAACTTGACGGCATGGGCCAGAAAGCGAGTTGAATCTGGTGGCAAAGATATCAAAGTCCGCCTTGTGAAAGGGGCAAATCTGGCCATGGAACAGGTCGAAGCCGAACTTCACGGCTGGAATCAGGCGCCCTATCCCACCAAAGCCGATACAGATGCCAACTTCCGGCGTATGCTCGAGTATGGCTGCCAGCCCGAACATGCCGAGTACGTTCGTTTAGGAGTGGCTTCCCACAATCTGTTCGATATTGCGCTCGTGCTGGAACTCCGCGAGCGTCTGGGGACAACCGAACGTGTCGAACTTGAAATGCTGGAAGGGATGGCCAACCATCAGGCGCGGGTGGTACGTGATGAAGCCCATGGTTTGTTGCTGTACTCACCCGTGGTGCAGAAGGCTGATTTTTTCAGTGCCATGTCGTATCTGGTTCGCCGACTCGATGAGAACACGGCACCCGAAAACTTCTTGCGAGCGGCCTTTTCTCTCGAACCAGATTCACCCACCTGGCATGAGCAGAAACAACGATTTGAAGATGGCTGGAACCATCGAACAGCCGTGAGTGCTCTCTCTCGACGGATCGAACCACGCCACGATCCGCAGACGATGTCGACCTTTGAAAACGAGCCAGACAGCGACTGGACTCAGCTCCAGGTTCGCGAACAACTCAATCAGGCCATTGTCAACTGGTCAAACCCGGTCTTACCGCCACTGGCCGAACTTGATCTTGTGCTCGATCAGGCAGTTGTTTCGCAGCCTGCATGGGAATCGAGAACGATCGAAGAACGCCGGGAGATCCTCATATCAGCCGCAAACGTCATGCGACAGGATCGTTTCCGAACGATTGCCTGCATGCAGCAGGAAGCGAAAAAGGCGATCTGGGAAGCCGATGCCGAAATTTCTGAGGCGATCGATTTCGCCCGTTATTATGCGATGGAATTTGAGATTCCTGCCTCGATGAAGGCGCAAGCACTGGGAGTGGTGGTTGTCACTCCTCCATGGAATTTTCCTTATGCAATACCGGCTGGAGGAGTTCTCGCTGCTCTCATGGCGGGTTGCAGTGTCATTCTCAAACCGGCTCCAGAAACCGCAGTCACGGCATACCTGCTGGCCAGTCAACTCTGGGAAGCTGGCGTCCCCCGGGATGTCCTGCAGTTCTTTCCTTGTGAAGACGGTGAAGTCGGCAAAGCTCTGATCACCGATTCTCGTGTCGCTGCCGTCGTGCTCACTGGTGGATGGGAAACCGCACAGATGTTCCGCAACTGGCGGCCATCGCTGCGTCTATATGCTGAAACCAGTGGTAAGAACGCCATGGTCATCACTGCTCAGGCAGACCGTGAACTGGCGATTAAAGATCTTGTGAAATCCGCGTTCGGACATTCAGGACAAAAGTGCAGTGCTGCCAGCCTCGCGATTGTCGATCAGGAGATTTATCACGATCCAGCTTTTCGCAGACAATTGCGCGATGCCGCAGCCAGCTTGTTCGTAGGCCCAGCGACTGATCGACGCAGTGTTGTCACACCGCTGATTCGCCCGGCCAGCCCCGCATTACATCGAGCCTTAACGATTCTCGAACCCGGAGAAGAATGGCTGCTGGAACCCGTTCAAAGCCCCCAAGATCCTTGCCTGTGGTCTCCGGGGATCAAACTCGGCGTGAAACCTGGCTCATGGTTCCACCTCACCGAATGTTTCGGCCCGGTTCTGGGAATCATGTGCTCGACCACTCTTGATGAAGCGATCAAGTGGCAAAATGCGACATCCTTCGGTTTGACGGCCGGCCTGCATACTCTCGACAAAGAAGAGCAGGTCTACTGGAAAGATCGCGTCGAGGCCGGAAACGTCTACATCAACCGCTCAACAACGGGAGCCATTGTTCGTCGGCAGCCTTTTGGTGGTTGGAAGAGATCAAGTATTGGCCCCGGTGCCAAAGCCGGTGGCCCGAATTACAACCATCTTTTCACACGATTGACCGACAGGAACAGCTTCGTTTCACCAGTTGAGATTGAGCATAGCTACCAGAAAGCCTGGAATCAGCAGTACAGCGTGAGTCATGATCCATCGAAATTGCACTGCGAGCGAAATGAATTCCGTTATCGTCCCTCTCGGGGTGTCATTCTGAGAGTTGGTATTTGTAACGAAACGACGGCCTCTCAAGCGATTGAGCGTGCTCAACTGGCTGCGCAGATCACTGGCGTCCGGCTGATCATCAGCGATTCGAGGATAGAATCGGAAGCCGATTTTCTCAGGAGTCTTTCAGACCATGCAGGCCAGGCCGAATTTCTGAGAATTGTCGGAGCTGTCTCTGAAGCAGTCTTTAAAGCTGCGGCAGATCTTGATCTCAACTGGATCGATGCCCCTTTGACAGCCCATGGCACTACGGAACTTCGATACTGGTTACGAGAACAGAGTGTTTCCCAGACACGACACCGTTACGGATTAATCACCGATTGA